Proteins co-encoded in one Balearica regulorum gibbericeps isolate bBalReg1 chromosome 24, bBalReg1.pri, whole genome shotgun sequence genomic window:
- the SP6 gene encoding LOW QUALITY PROTEIN: transcription factor Sp6 (The sequence of the model RefSeq protein was modified relative to this genomic sequence to represent the inferred CDS: deleted 1 base in 1 codon), translated as MLTAVCGSLGTQPSDAPRASPSHLDLQPLQPFQPHGSSSAGAADFASPLPPPELPLAGPDASGFATPGTYEPHGPPRLELPADGPAAPGAYAKLLPAAPDMAHPYEPWFRPPHPGPTGEEGGVNWWDLHAGASWMELPPGQGGGLQVPGHPGLPPALGGYGGGEHQLCAPPAHLLPPPAQHLLGPEGAKALEGPPEPRGPEAEGGGRPKGARRAVPRGGGQAACRCPNCQEAERGGPCPEGVKRKHLHNCHIPGCGKAYAKTSHLKAHLRWHSGDRPFVCNWLFCGKRFTRSDELQRHLQTHTGAKKFACPVCGRVFMRSDHLGKHMKTHDGGKDGGEPEVKGAGDPSAGKGGKRESEGGNAAPTN; from the exons ATGCTCACAGCGGTCTGCGGCTCCCTGGGGACCCAGCCCTCCGACGCACCCCGCGCCTCCCCGAGCCACCTGGACCTGCAGCCGCTGCAGCCCTTCCAGCCCCACGGCAGCTCCTCGGCGGGTGCCGCCGACTTCGCctccccgctgccgcccccGGAGCTGCCGCTGGCGGGTCCCGACGCCTCCGGCTTCGCCACCCCCGGTACCTACGAGCCCCATGGCCCCCCGCGGTTAGAGCTGCCCGCCGACGGCCCTGCCGCTCCCGGTGCCTACGCCAAGCTGCTGCCGGCTGCCCCGGACATGGCGCATCCCTACGAGCCCTGGTTTCGG CCCCCCCATCCCGGCCCCACCGGCGAGGAGGGAGGTGTCAACTGGTGGGATCTCCACGCCGGAGCCAGCTGGATGGAGCTGCCCcccgggcagggcggggggctgcaggtGCCCGGGCACCCCGGGCTGCCACCGGCCCTGGGGGGGTACGGAGGGGGGGAGCATCAGCTCTgcgccccccccgcccacctgctgcccccccctgcccagcacctccTGGGACCGGAGGGGGCGAAGGCGCTGGAGGGACCCCCCGAGCCCCGGGGCCCGGAGGCggagggcggcgggcggccgAAAGGTGCCCGTCGTGCTgtgccgcggggcggggggcaggcgGCGTGTCGCTGCCCCAACTGCCAGGAGGCGGAaagggggggtccctgccccgAGGGGGTGAAACGCAAGCACCTACACAACTGCCACATCCCCGGCTGCGGGAAGGCGTACGCCAAGACCTCCCACCTGAAAGCCCACCTGCGTTGGCACAGCGGCGACCGACCCTTCGTCTGCAACTGGCTTTTCTGCGGCAAACGCTTCACCCGCTCCGACGAGCTGCAGCGGCACCTCCAGACCCACACCGGTGCCAAGAAATTCGCCTGCCCCGTCTGCGGCCGCGTCTTCATGCGCAGCGACCACCTGGGAAAGCACATGAAGACGCACGATGGGGGCAAGGACGGGGGCGAACCCGAGGTCAAGGGCGCCGGGGACCCGTCAGCCGGCAAGGGAGGCAAGAGGGAGTCCGAGGGGGGTAACGCCGCCCCCACAAACTGA